The genomic stretch AAAATGTAACAGATTGTAATTTAATGGAGGGATACCATAATCGCGGGGCGTTACGCAATATCATCGGGTACCCGACTGCTAGTGCGTTATCAGCGCTAGCCTTTTCTTCTGTATCGTTTCGCCCCATCCTCattcggaattattttttttttttttttgccatgttttgttttattactgATGTTTTCGCCTCGATGTGATGAGGAAGCGTTGATTCAGATCATGctcaaaattcgtgttgatTGGTGTTGTCTGAGGTGAGTTTCATAGCCGTTATCCTGTAGGTGAAGAAACTATACGAATTACGTTTCTCGCTGCGCTATGAGTCGTATGCATTTGCAACGATTTTCTACGTGTTTTTAGGGAAATCGGGACATTTAGcgtcaaaaaattgttttcataaaaaataataaatatgcatattttgtcataaaaatttgtagattttcaagaaaatttctaccttttcagtaaaaattctACAAGCTGGTAGAATTTTTAAGGAAAGTTAATAATTCCTTACGAAAAACTAcgcatatttacaattttgtaaaaaataatatatgttccaatttctgtaaaaattcgtagtagttgaaattttcaccagggtaCCACGTACTGTAGAACAAGGGCAATACGCTTTAATTAACGAAGATAGGATCCTCATTGCTGATTGCAGAGATTTTACTCCGTGCTCGGTTCATCTGATATCCTACACATAAGTATGTGCGCATCGATGTACGCGAAAAGTGATTAATTCCCGTTCGCGATGATCGCCCCGCTCCAGCTGCCGGCCGCCGATGGGATTAAGTGTTTATTGTCGCGTACACGAGTCTTTATAAAAAGTAGTATCGGTACAGCTATAAATAGAAGAGCAGAGGCCGCCCTAGTTAGCTGGAATCACTTACGATCCCTGCATATCGCGAAAGCAGATAGGCTCTATTCGCCGGTACATAAGTACCATTTTCACTATTGTCAGATGTAACTTGTTAGATATACCTAACCTTATTTTCAGCAGTTTCGAACATCGAAAACTGCTGCTCCACTGTTGCGTGGTAACGGTACTCACTTTCTTATTAAAGGGGAACGcagaaatttatgaaatttttatatcggCAGGTGAAACCTGACTTTACATCGTACACTGAACGACGTGATTGTAAAATCATGACAAAGTTTTCATATCCCGACGCTCGTCGTGACGAAAGTATCGTCGACGATTATCACGGAACTAAGGTTAGGTTCTTCAATACCCTACACTTTTCTTGTGCAATAGTAGTTATTTGATCCATCATGCGTATGATTCTTCCTCTTTTCACGACTAGTATTCAACGTCCGTTATTCTTACCTTCTTCCAGactgaaaacatttttttttacagatcgTAGATCCGTACAGATGGCTGGAAGATCCAGACTCGGAGGAGACTAAAGCCTTCGTAGAAGCTCAAAATGCTATAACAAGGCCATATTTAGACGCTTGTCCAGTACGTGAAAATATACATGATCGTTTGAAACAGCTTTGGGATTTTCCAAAGTATTCCTGCCCTGCTAAGCacggagaaaaatattacttCTACAAAAATACCGGATTACAAAATCAGAGGTTTGCCTTAGTTTGCTTATGCTTATTGTAAACTATAGTATCAAATACTCGTGATGTGTAAAAATTCTCAGTTATATGTACTATACATGCAACATCTTATCTAAGTCGACTTAGCTTTGGTTAATGTCATTTTTTGTATTGTTGGTTTCTCTTGTGTGAAAAACATCATTGTTCGCCgatgaaatattgttttataTTCAAACTATGCTCAATCGTTGCCACTTGTATACTTTGTCGTtacaaaatgtaattttttaacacttGATCTTGAGTATTAGATCTCAGTTTATCGGAATATGAATCTCGCAAGGTCATATTGTTATAGTTGTTGCCTGACCGATCATGTTATAAGTAAGACAATAAAATTGTCCATTTACAGCGTCCTATACGTGCAAAGCTCAATAGACGCAGAGCCAAGCGTATTTCTAGATCCTAATACTCTGTCCCAAGATGGAACTGTTGCTATAAGTAGTAGTAAATTTAGCGAAGATGGTGGTATCTTTGCTTACGGGCTTTCAAGCAGTGGCTCGGATTGGAAAACGATCCATTTCATTAACACAGTCACGGGTACAGTACACAAGCTCATCGATTCTTAAAAGAAATACTATTATTTTGCTGTAGCAGCAGGTTGAGTAGCTGTTGTAACAGATTTCACGCCTTTTGGTTTTCACACGGGTCTTCAGACTTTTACATATACTTATTATCAGGTTGTCTTTCACTGCTCAACAGTTTACGCTGGTTTTATTTCCTCTATTTTGATATTCGCACTTCCTTATTACATCTGATTAATAGAAGTTTGAAAGTTTTAACAATAGCATAGAGTAATGTGCATGAAGTGCAACTTAATTTTGACCGATATTATCTTCAGGTGAAAAATACCCGGAAGTTTTAGAAAAGGTCAAGTTTTCACCAATAGCTTGGACCCACGATAACAAGGGTATTTTCTACTGCCGATATCCTGAACAGAAAGGAAAAACTGATGGATCGGAAATTCAAGGCATTGAGCATCAAAAGCTCTATTACCACTCCGTTGGCACTCCACAGTCCGAGGATATTTTGGTTATTGAATTTCCAGATCAGCCCTTGTGGAGAATGTGAGGGGAATTTTTTAGATCAATAATTTTAATGTAACTAGCAAACAAGCCTAAATTTTTAACGCACATGCTTCATTGGTACCGTGTGGCTCTTAGTATTTATTTCGTACACCGTAAAGAAAGTCTAAGTGAGTTCACTGACCATTGGTATTATCTATCGATGAATGATTAACAGATATTCTTTCCTTTCTTAGTGGCGCAGAAGTAAGTGATTGTGGAAATTGGTTGATTGTCATGCCCCTGAAGGATTGTAAAGACAATTTAGTGTATTTCGCAGAACTGAAGCCGGGAACTAAAATCAGTGGAAAACTACCGCTCACTAAAGTTGTGGATAAGCTAGATGCTGATTACGAAGTTGGTATACTGGAAATTGATCCTAATACGATTGATAGTCTTTTTCCATCTACAATACGTATTGTCAAAATTTATGTCATAGTACATCACCAATCTGGGATCCAAAGCTGTTTTTCgcacaaataaaaattctcccAATTACAAGCTGATAACTATTGATCTGCATGATTGGGAGCAGTCCAAATGGGGTGAACTATTGCCAGAAGATCCCCATAACGTTTTGGATTGGGCTAGCGCAGTGGACGGTAATAAGTTTGTCGCTTGCTATATCGAAGATGTCAAGGTAATAAATCATTGAAATTGTAAACGTGTACGTTATTGACTCGGTTTGTAAAGTTTTAtctacttttatttttctgacCTGAACTACAACGGGCACTACATTTATTTGCAGAATGTACTTCAATTATATTCTTTGGAAACTGGACAGCTACTCCGTACTTTCCCAATTGATGTTGGAACGATAGTTGGCTTTTCTggtgacaaaaaatattctgaaatattttatcaattcaCGAGTTTTCTCACCCCTGGTATAATATACACCACGGACCTGAAAGATGACGCTGAACCAAAGGTGAACTGTCGAGTCGTATCCTAACAGGTCCATTGCGTGTACGACAGACAAGTTATCTCAcaagtataaatttatttgatattttcagaTACACCGTGATATTAAAGTGAAAAACTTTGATCCCGATTTATATCAGACTAAGCAAGTTTTCTACACTAGCAAGGATGGAACTAAAGTGCCCATGTTCATTGTTATGCAAAAGGTAATAAAGTACCTCTTGATTATTTATATCTGCAGTTTCATCTCActtttgacgaaaatatttattatttaaaaattttttgggaaACTTCTTACCATCTATTTCAGGGTGCCGTATTGGACGGCTCAATGCCTGCTCTTCTCTACGGGTACGGTGGATTTAACGTTAGCATTCAACCAACCTTCAGCGTCACCAGACTGGTATTTGTCCAGCACATGAACGGAGTGCTTGCGATTCCGAACATCAGAGGTGGCGGGTAATacaatttgacatttttttttgtgaataatATTGTCATTACAACAGCAACTGATATGGAGACACATGTAAGAACGGATGTAATATTCCTGTGACAATATACATAGATGGTGTATAATTTTACAGTGAATATGGTGAAAAGTGGCATAATGGAGGTCGATTCCTAAACAAACAAAATGTGTTTGACGATTTTCAATCTGCAGCTGAGTATTTAATCAGTAATGGATACACAACATCGAAAAAACTGATTATTCAAGGTGGCAGCAATGGAGGATTATTGGTCGCAGCATGTATTAATCAGAGACCAGATCTATTTGGAGCAGCCATCGCTCAAGTCGGGTAGGAGTCAATTTGTCGTgaccaaaaatttcatttcgctaGTCATCGTCTTCTTATCCCTTGTAATATTTTGCTGCTTTTCGTTGAACGaatatgttttttctttcagagTGATGGATATGCTGCGCTTTCATAAGTTTACCATCGGATATGCTTGGGTGTCTGACTATGGTAGTTCAGACGAAGAGAAACACTTTTCTAATCTGTTGAAATACTCACCTCTGCACAACgtcagtttgaaaaataaggaGCAACAGTATCCAGCAACTTTGTTGCTTACAGCCGACCATGACGATAGAGTTGTACCTTTGCATAGCCTTAAACTCATCGCGACTCTTCAAAATGAGTTGGGAAAACTACCTCAACAAGAGAACCCTATTCTAGCTAGAATAGAGACCAAAGCTGGACATGGAGGTGGCAAACCAACAGCCAAGGTGGTGAGTGGACAATGCTATAATTTACGCAAATTTGTACGGAATCGATTAAAGAAACAATTCTgtcattttaaataataatagaaaactAGCTCAATATTTGATGCAATTATACCTCTTTTGCAGATCGAAGAAAGCACGGACATTTTATCATTCATTCTTCAGGCGCTTGGTTTGAAATTCAAAGCTTGAAACGGTGCgtaaattataattgtatTGAAAGAATTAATTGACGTTAAACTTTAAACCTACACAACTGATTCTGAAGAATAACGGGTGAGGATCATGAAACAGGTCATGACATATGTAACTCGTTAACCAAGGGAGTACTATGCTACTTTTATAAATGATGATTTGCTGTATgaaagaatgaaattattattttccatcAACACTCTTTTATTGCTAATAATTATACCTCAATGAAATACCAACCAGTTTTCACACAGATATATTTCCAGacaatgaaaggaaaaaaaaaacgtgtttaCACATGTTTACGTGATACATGCtgcgtgaaattttatttatcaataccgggaaatgtataaataatgattattCTGTATATTAAAGCGATTGTTATTGGTACATAGAAATACTTGGAAATAATTGgggaattgaataaaatataaattctcCAGGAAATGATTGTACCTGAGCGATTTAAGTGCCAGATACTGATTTCCTGCTACGAATCTATCAAAATTAGATAAAGACGAACCAGCATTGGTTAGATTAGATAGAAACGTTGATTCAAAGTGACGGTGTTACAAAACAATTAATGCAAGCTCGAAGTTAGGTTTGGACATCGCGATTACTTAACATAAATAGTACCTTGGCGATAGTAAGATTATAACACGAATTCCATCCTCGTTGTACTTACAATACTACCTTGCATAGTAGGCTTGAAAAAAGTATTCGCAGATACCCAGATGCAGTAATCCCAGTAAATTACCTTTTAGTAGTTGGATTGCGATTTCTTCTCATTCTCAGTTTGTTCGGCAAGCAGATACagaagaaatataaaatctcAACCAGCGAAATGAAACTGCAGCCCAAGAAGAGACTGAACACTCCCCCCAGGGAAGCTGAAAAAGCATATTGCAGGGCAGGAATTTGAAGAGTTCAGAGAACGTGCGTAGGCGTGAGACCTTTCGCCTTATCGTAAGTTACTCACAAAGTAGATTGATCCAAGATTGAACTACGTCCCTGCGCTGGAGCGTCATCACTTGCGAGGCGAGCGTTATGTGCAACGCAGTTGCGTTTGGGATTCGGTTTACGTCCTTGCTGTTTGAATTGtagatggagaaaaaaaaattgatatatcCCCATGAGGCGTGTACTAGGTATGTGATTATGTTTCCGCGCGGCGAATTCAAATGAGCAACCATGCTAATCCACTCACTAGAATGGAGAAGGAGCGAACTCCGGGGCGTTGAGCGGTATCGTCGTCGTCTCTACGCTGTAGCTCGTCTCCTCGCATTCCGGTATGCACCGACACTCGGGGTCGCTGGGCTTCAAAGAGCTGGAGCCGATCATATTCTTCGACAGGCATATCATGTgggaaaaattgcaaaacttgAAGTCCCGCTCGTTAGTGAGAGAGTAGAAGGTCTGACACCGACATATGTTCCTGATTATGCGCTCGCGGCACGACACGTAACAGTTGCTTTTGCGATAAGGGGGCGAAGACTCGTCCACAATTACGCATCTTCTAACATCCTGCCCGATACTTAGCACTTCGCTGCTACTCGTTAGTCGATTTCCGTTCACGCTGGCGATCGTCTCGTGGCCCGACGGCGCGACGAATTCCAAAGCCGCGGGACCCGGGTAATTTAGGGGCTCGTGGATCAGGACCTTTATTCCGTCGCCGTAGAACGCCGACGAGAGTCGATCCTCCTGCAGCGGGTTCATCAGGAATGAGAGAAGAAATCGCGCCCCGTAAGTCACTGAGTGATGTTCCTGATCCTTCGACTCTTCGGCTGCGAACCTGCGCTCGGTTGGTTCGCGTCatttgcattaaaaattacaatatatgtacatgtaatatagacttgaaaaacagaaatatcTCTCCGAACATCAAACTTTGTGTAGAAAACCAAATCaggattgaaaataatttaaataaataaatattaatccGGGCCCTATTTATAACAATCTTACACTACGTCGATATACTTGGGAATAATTACTTGATATATTACGTCAACGGAAATACCGTGCTTCGTTGTAACTAATAACAGCTATTCGCAAAACGAAATCAACTCTCCGTCCGTGCAACTACTTATTTAGCCACGCGTCGTGCTACACTTCACCGTTTCTTGTTTGTTCTTGTTACGATACACTAAAATAATACGCAATCAGAGTTGCGGTTTCCTTTCAAGTCCGCTCCATGAGTTTCTCTTTGAACTTTGCCCTGCTAcgtagaaagaaaataaagaccTTGCTGACCGATTGCTGCAGTCGTTGTTCACGATTCACAGAATATAGCCTGCATTGAATCTACGATAAAGAAAATTCTGGGCATCAATGTGATTTCAGAGCGGTAtgtagttttttatttctataatccTAATTTAAATTCTCACACTTCCGCTTTACTCcaacgatttttaattttatagtCAATTCTTCGGAGTGTAACTTTAATTCGAAACTCTGATGCGTTTTCGGACACGTTCAGCTTGTCGGCGAAATAATGCTTGTACATTCTACCACGTATTCAACACGCGTCAGATTAATAACCGAGTAACGCGTTGCCGGCCTTTCCGCGTAATTCAATCCGTCAAGTCTTTCTTAGGTTTCGTTCGCCACTCTCCAGTTGCACCGGCCACACACTTACACGTGTattctctttctctgtctctgtTCGTCTCTCTCCTAAAGTTGATTGTCAACGGCTCCTAGTTAGTAAAACTATTGCATCATTACATCCGAGTGTAATAGTCTTtgagtaataataatcacacTACGTATACTCTCCTCTCTTATTTTGCATAATGTTTAGCATCATTCTGCTCAGTCAACTTTTCCTCTCCTAACGCGTGTtcgtttttttactttttttcaaatttacgtCATTCAAAGGGGACACAATATGTCCTACACtctgttttatattttacgtGTCTACCTATTTCTCGTCCCCCCACTTCTGACCGTAGTAATTACATACACGTTCAATGTAATCTTTCGATATCCAGGGTCAATTCTGAGCTCCATTAGCGGGCAGTCCGCTGTCTCAAAGATATGGTTAATCGATTAGTATAAGTTGAGGTTTGACGTGCCGCGATAAGAACCTGTCATTCCTATCAATTCGCACCTGAGTAAAGTTTACCTTCTCCTTGCGGATGAGGCGTGGTGGTAGTTAAACGAGCAGCATAGCCCATAAGGGGTCAGCGAAGGCGACATTAAGCTTTTGCAGGGCACCTCGCGATTCGCCCTTTTGCACACGATTAGGTATTCGCTACAGTTCGGGCCAACTTTCTCGAGGAATTCGTGAATCTGCAGAGCGTTTGAGTTTAGGAGCTCTTGCATGACTTCAAGCTCCCTGGGAAACGTATTCGATGGCTCGATCGCCTTCCTCACTTGTCTCACGGCGTTTATCAATTCCTCCCGCGGAACATCTTTCGGCTTCAATCTGAAATATTATAGCATCAggaatttattgtaaaacgAGAGACTTGCGGAGGATATCAGGGAACTGTTATAGTATATGATAGAAAAGGGACAAGCGGGGGAGCGACTCACGTTTCATGCGAGTTAAGATAACTTTCCAACTTCTGTCTCGTCGCCATTGTGCCGTGGCACAAGGTTACGGCGGGCAATTGAAGGTCCCATGCAGGATGTTGAGTGCTCACAACGGTCGTCCTCATGCTAGCCGCGTGATGTCTTTCGTAGAAGCGGCTGGACAACAGCCCGGCGCATACTATGGATATGCTCACGATTGTTAGCCAAATAAACCTGTTGCAATAGCAAGCGAGTTGGGTCAGAAAGGGTAGAAGGAATCGTTCGGGTCAACGAGAGGTCTGCTCTATAACACGTATAATTTGTACTCATATTCAGTCTATTTTGATCGTCTTCAGAACCCCAAGCATTATCATGTGCACGAGTCTTGACATTAATCACTTTTTTATCTTTCAGCTAGTTGTGATTTAACGTATGCCAGAACCTGCAGCCTTACGCTGTACGTATACAGGGTGAGGAAAAAGTATGGAAACCCCTAGAAATCTTGCGGTGTTCGGTGAAAAGAAGATTCAATGGTGACCCTTGATTTAACTTTGAACATCATCATCAAGGTAATTTTGCGTTCGTctctgatttttcaaatggGAACCCCCAAAGAGCGCAAAATTTTACGTTTAAATGTGTGTCCAGAGTCAACGTGACATCTACGGGTCAAATAAAGGCCGAAAGTATGGTTGGTAACAATGACTCGGATAGTTTTGAGGATCCGCATCTCACGGAAGATGGTTCGCACAAAAGTTGTCAGGTTTGGTCGAGACGATCTGATTAGCTTTTGAAAGTTGATCTTGAAGTCAAACTTCGAGGTTCACTATTTTTGAATGAAAGGGGTTTCCGTACTTTTTCCTCACCCTGTATGTACGTTACGTAAGTTCGTTGTTCGTTTAAAACGGTGACATTGAAACCGTTTTTCTATTACCTTCCCAAGAACAACAGGCTGCCGAATCGTTCGTGTATATATAACACCTTTGGCCTGTAacgtatatattttcttcCCTTTTATGAAAAGTTTTCCGCGATAAGTTTTCTTCGTCAAAGAATAGAATACTTTCAAGCGATGATATAGCTTCAAGCTTTCGGCGAAAGATATATACACGCATGAGTCACGCGAATATTTACTTGAGCGAAATATTGACTAAAACTGATTTCTCTTCCCACCCACCGCGACCGTTGTTCTCGGTCCGTGGAACCGGTGACTAATCGCAAGATATCGCTTATTGTTAAACACGCGCGTCTATGACGCAGTTATGATTTACGGTGAAGTTTTACAAGTTCCTGCTGTACCAAAACTCGacgattaatttattccaagGTTATAACTTTTGTAACTCGCGCAGATGTGCAACACGAATCGCTGTTCCATTTCTTCCCTTGATATGGACCAGTCGTACAGCAGCCGCCTACATCATGTACAGAACCCACTCTTGGGAAGAAGCAGCAAGCTTGCGTCTAATCTGTCTGCCACATGGAGTCTCGACCCCCAGCGGCACATCTGTCGTTGCAAACCCATACAAGGGTCAAGTGTTGGGTATTCAACTACGTATAAAGATTGGCGGAGGTGAATTGCAGTCTGCTTCTATACatatctatacgtatatgtataggtataacatCGGCCGCTGCATCCGCTACTGCCTCTAATTATAGCCTTTAAGTCCGAAGGAAAAATAACTCAAGATTTGAGTGacaatatcatttttttgaGTTCAATTCGTTTAAATTGATTCGTGTaaattcaacttgacttttgttttatttcgaattaatttttgcaattcaGGTAAACTTCTACAATTCAActtgattcatttcaattcatgaatttcaggttttttcaccgtaattctcgataatttattttaataactggtgaatttcaaattcacttttttttaaattccacttcatttttttccccctgtGAACAGATAATTCTGACACgaattcaaatcaattcaAATCAACTTGACCAAATCTTCTACAATTTAGTTGATTCTCATTAATTCAGAAACCTATTAACGTATCAATTCAGTGagttatttttgttatatttacGTTACTCCTCCCCTACCAATTATTGTACCGATAGTTCTGGAATATTATAGTTAATATGTATAGTTGCCTATGAAATGAATGTACACATCTGATCCTGAATAGAACCTGCCTTCGTTGCTTCCTTGTCGTCATCATGGGCGCATACGCATATTTATATTAGAGTATAAGTATTGCCAGTAGCAGTTATACACTAGATATCTGTCGCACATGCGACCTCAATTTTAACGACCTTCAATCGGCcatcgtatacatatataaaataactATAATAACTGCCATACATACACATAATAATCGCGACAAATGATAATACGTCTGCAGAAACTGCAAATACCGTTTGAACCAAGATTTCTGTATCTCGGTCGGGTTCTGCtgattaaaatttgtaattttaaatttgaccAAGTCTCGCCGTTCCGAGATGTCAACAGTCATTCCGTCTAAAATTTGATCAAGCTCTACTTTCGTTGCCGTGCTCATACGCGTAACGAATCAAAGCAAAACTCACATGCACAAAGTAATGCTAGATTTATTTACTGTTTTATGGATACTGTGCTATCGCGTGTGTATAACTTATACAAAGATTACGCAACTGGCTGAACGATCAACGTGGTATTGAGAAATGATATAAGAAAAACTACCGGACGTTGGTCAGATCCGtggtataaaatatttaacgatCATTTGGCTTCACCTTGGGAATATCTGTACTGAGTTGCATAACATAAAAAAGTGAGAACATGTGTTAGATCTACAAGgctaaatttgaaaaaaagtaataaaaatgagCAAAAGTtgtattgtaaaattatacgaaCCCGTCTGtctttaattttctttgcGTGGTGTATTTTAGACCGTGGATACTTGTCTCTGCTGCGAATTCATTGTATACGTCAACGAGTATTTGCCAGTAGCCGATACGCTTCGATCGAGCTGGTAGATCTTGGGGAACTcttgatattttaattctaTTCATCGTATACCAGAatattggtgaaaattttcttttcaatgcGCTACGAATCCCACGTTATTCCACAATGCGATTCTTCCGTAGGGACACCGCCTCGACGCCTACGGTCAATCAATAGCCTCATTATCATGTGGCAAATACGTCGCGACATGCGTATATCGACGTATGCGTGGctatgatttgaaaattttccatttcgtgTGCTATCGACTCTACTGCGAGAACGTTTTTCAGTCTGAGCTCACACTCTCAAGtttcaaatataaaaagtCATGCGCAATATGCGTACGCCTCAAGATCCACTCTTGATTCGTAACTCCAGCAATTCAGGGGCTATTATGTTATACGACATGAGATGAAGGCGTGAGAATGAACAGTAGTACATGAGCATGCTCAAGTTGAACGTTTCTACTCCTTCGATCTAAAATGCATTTCTGGTAATTCCGATACCGCTGACAATGGTGTGTAATTTGAAGAGTATAAGTCAAAGCCAGAGCTTTCACACTGCGTtacgaggaaaaatttttgaaatatcaagATAACGTCCATTTTGCTGCAATCCTGGGTGACCAGctgagactaaaaattttttgctcgGAGGAAATGTAAGGCATTTTTGGCGCGAGACGGAAAATTgccttcgtaatttctctcctgttgatcccacgctcttttcgctgcgttttccgagttcctggtggtccaataagtcaggaaagggtcatacaaatcgaatctgagaccaaaaattttcggctccaaaaatgaagaaaaaagtaaggctaacccctttgcatttttggcgaaaattttcgcgattttgaaaagtgctgcaataaattctttctggcactattccgacgtaattttgcgagagaaatcgattgggcgcagtgccgatacgctgcgatcaacgcatcaaaagttagagccgaaaaacgagaacctgtgttttcgacatttttcagcgggtgctttttccttcgtagtttctctcctgttgatcccacgcccttttcgctgcgttttctgagttcctggtggtccaattagtcaggaaagggtgCCACAAACTGAatttgagaccaaaaattttcggctccaaaaatgaagaaaaaagtaaggctaacccctttgcatttttggcgaaaatttgcgcgattttgaaaagtgctgcaataaattctttctggtactattccgacgta from Neodiprion virginianus isolate iyNeoVirg1 chromosome 3, iyNeoVirg1.1, whole genome shotgun sequence encodes the following:
- the LOC124301105 gene encoding prolyl endopeptidase; the encoded protein is MIAPLQLPAADGIKCLLSRTRVFIKSSIGTAINRRAEAALVSWNHLRSLHIAKADRLYSPVKPDFTSYTERRDCKIMTKFSYPDARRDESIVDDYHGTKIVDPYRWLEDPDSEETKAFVEAQNAITRPYLDACPVRENIHDRLKQLWDFPKYSCPAKHGEKYYFYKNTGLQNQSVLYVQSSIDAEPSVFLDPNTLSQDGTVAISSSKFSEDGGIFAYGLSSSGSDWKTIHFINTVTGEKYPEVLEKVKFSPIAWTHDNKGIFYCRYPEQKGKTDGSEIQGIEHQKLYYHSVGTPQSEDILVIEFPDQPLWRIGAEVSDCGNWLIVMPLKDCKDNLVYFAELKPGTKISGKLPLTKVVDKLDADYEYITNLGSKAVFRTNKNSPNYKLITIDLHDWEQSKWGELLPEDPHNVLDWASAVDGNKFVACYIEDVKNVLQLYSLETGQLLRTFPIDVGTIVGFSGDKKYSEIFYQFTSFLTPGIIYTTDLKDDAEPKIHRDIKVKNFDPDLYQTKQVFYTSKDGTKVPMFIVMQKGAVLDGSMPALLYGYGGFNVSIQPTFSVTRLVFVQHMNGVLAIPNIRGGGEYGEKWHNGGRFLNKQNVFDDFQSAAEYLISNGYTTSKKLIIQGGSNGGLLVAACINQRPDLFGAAIAQVGVMDMLRFHKFTIGYAWVSDYGSSDEEKHFSNLLKYSPLHNVSLKNKEQQYPATLLLTADHDDRVVPLHSLKLIATLQNELGKLPQQENPILARIETKAGHGGGKPTAKVIEESTDILSFILQALGLKFKA
- the LOC124301108 gene encoding sodium channel protein Nach-like isoform X2: MRTTVVSTQHPAWDLQLPAVTLCHGTMATRQKLESYLNSHETLKPKDVPREELINAVRQVRKAIEPSNTFPRELEVMQELLNSNALQIHEFLEKVGPNCSEYLIVCKRANREVPCKSLMSPSLTPYGLCCSFNYHHASSARRRFAAEESKDQEHHSVTYGARFLLSFLMNPLQEDRLSSAFYGDGIKVLIHEPLNYPGPAALEFVAPSGHETIASVNGNRLTSSSEVLSIGQDVRRCVIVDESSPPYRKSNCYVSCRERIIRNICRCQTFYSLTNERDFKFCNFSHMICLSKNMIGSSSLKPSDPECRCIPECEETSYSVETTTIPLNAPEFAPSPFYKDVNRIPNATALHITLASQVMTLQRRDVVQSWINLLSSLGGVFSLFLGCSFISLVEILYFFCICLPNKLRMRRNRNPTTKR
- the LOC124301108 gene encoding sodium channel protein Nach-like isoform X1, yielding MNRIKISRVPQDLPARSKRIGYWQILVDVYNEFAAETSIHGLKYTTQRKLKTDGFIWLTIVSISIVCAGLLSSRFYERHHAASMRTTVVSTQHPAWDLQLPAVTLCHGTMATRQKLESYLNSHETLKPKDVPREELINAVRQVRKAIEPSNTFPRELEVMQELLNSNALQIHEFLEKVGPNCSEYLIVCKRANREVPCKSLMSPSLTPYGLCCSFNYHHASSARRRFAAEESKDQEHHSVTYGARFLLSFLMNPLQEDRLSSAFYGDGIKVLIHEPLNYPGPAALEFVAPSGHETIASVNGNRLTSSSEVLSIGQDVRRCVIVDESSPPYRKSNCYVSCRERIIRNICRCQTFYSLTNERDFKFCNFSHMICLSKNMIGSSSLKPSDPECRCIPECEETSYSVETTTIPLNAPEFAPSPFYKDVNRIPNATALHITLASQVMTLQRRDVVQSWINLLSSLGGVFSLFLGCSFISLVEILYFFCICLPNKLRMRRNRNPTTKR